CACTTTCCAATTGAGGAGAACTCAGCTGGCCATACAACTCAGGGATTTGCCATACTGCTGCCCCATATGTCTCCCCTTTGAAACAACACAACAGATAACAGAACACCATAAGGCATTAATATGATTAAGGTTTTCTGCCAGATAAGAGCTATACGACAAAGTTTCCAGATTTAATTTCGGATTCAATCACAAACcaaatatttaacattctAGAGCTGTTTAGAGATacttaaaagttataaatagcAACCTGCTTTTTGTCGTAACTATAGACAAAAAGTTCAAACAACAATAACCGAATCTAGAgcaaaatacatttaatcgaGCCAAAGAACGCAGATTGGGACCTGAGTTTAAATTTCATATCGAGCTTTAATCAATCTAAATAGCTCAAGTAGCTGGATAATTACTAGATTTCCAATCACTTCATAAACTATCAAGATTGAGCgagcttaaaaaattaatgcataaTAAATAGTCGTAAGACTGGTTTATTAAGTTAGAATTGTTACTTATCTCCAGCAAAATTCAAGCACTTGGTCGCTTTTCAGCCTAATCACCATGAAATAATTGATGCATGATGTAAATACTACTATTTAAAAATCTGAAactaaaacttttgaaattaccGGAAGAGAATACAGTTGAGAAAATCCGTTGATCAAAAGGACAAGAAGCGAGATCCCAGATTTCATTCGGGTGCGAAAACAAACCCTCGCAGATCAATTCAGTACCGCCAGACGAAAGCCTTAGCAAATGCACCTGAAAATCCAACCACATTGAGATAAAAAAACGGCATGCACTATAATTCCGTATATTAATCCACGATTGAAATTCGTCACGacctcattttcttctttgagGCTGAGTGTACCGGTGAGGAAGCTGGTGTGATCTGTATCCGCTTTCACATCCGAAATGCATCTCGCCTGGTGTAATCCAATTTACTTCAGATACTCATCTCCTTTCCATGAATTAGGGTTTATGCATTTCAGCAGATTCAGAAAAACTGACCTGATATTTGAGACCATAGCCGATGCCGGTTGATCCACCTTGCATTTTCGTGGCAGCTAATTTTGGAATTCTACTCTGAAAAGTATCGCATATACGAAGCAGAATGAATCAGATTCGGCTTTGAAAAATTGGGTCCTATTGGGCCGAACATGGGCAAGGTCGGAATCATGGCTCAAGTTCGGTTTCATTTTGGGCCTTTCCCAACATCTatccataataaaaaaactaaaaacatcGTGGTACGCTGTACCCCGTgtgtatttaataaataaatattataatttaaaaatatattataaatcaaaataagatatataaattaatatattacatctcataaaaaaataaaaaataaagaaaaaaagaaaagaaactaatATGGGAGTATTttcaacataacaaaaaaattaatatcgtCGTGTCCAAATCGCCATTTGTCAATTAGTAGCACATCACTCttgcatgcatataataaataactttttaaattttaaaatatattataaataagagaatgataaatcaatacattaaattaaaaaaaataatgttagttaatataaaatttaaaaaattgaataactTAAGTATTGTATCAGTTGAACggtattttcaattttacaaaaaaaaaaaaatattttgatgtaatCATCCGTAAATGTAGatgatcttttcttttatattaatataaataaaaaaaaatgaaactttggTTAGTGTATTGGCTGTGATATGGTAAATTTAAGGGTAATTGTCCAGGAAAAGTAATTTCTAACAACTCATCAAATCAATTGCTTTTAGAATCTAACAAGACTTACACAAGTTGGGCCGACCCAATTCGTAGATAGAGTGTCAGGAAAGAGAGATTGGCTGAGACCCAAATCGACATTTAAGTCCGATGCGAGCACACTGACACCAATGCTTTACTGCAAAAATCATACATATAACAGCGCGGCAATTTACAATGTCTACCAAAAACATCCACTTCCATCGAAACTCAAGGATCCGGTCTCTCTCTATATGATACAATCCTTAGGCCTCTACCACCACATTTGCAAGTGTTTGTGCCTTTACACTTACGTGAAGGACAAATCTATGGAACCAAAATCTACGTCAATTATGAAAcggtgaaaagaaaaaaagaggcaGGTGTATGCACAAAAGCCTCGAACTAATGAGCTCACTAATTGTCCAAAAAATGTACTCCTCCAGTTATCCTCACTACATCTCCTATGGTATACCCGACCATGTAATCAAGAATTGCCTGGGGCTCATCAGCAATAGCATTTCTTTGAGACGTGCATGGTCAGAGTTCAATCTCCAAGGAGCCTTAAAGCTGAAGAATAGAAAAGGAGACTTCACCTTCACAGGACTTACAGTTTCCTGCCAAAGATTGATTCTGACGCGGTATGTAAGAAAATCAGATCTTGCCCTTGTGTGGAACTATGTGCTGCAGCAGTTCGTTGTTGGAATGGAACAGGTTATGACGAACATTGCAATGTTAGGACACTTCAAGATTTTGCAGTCAATCTGAAAGCAACTCATCCAACTCGGGCTCCTCAGATGAGAAAGGGTCATATTCCAAGCTTGTTTCGTTATGCAAATTGCTCCCTCGTTGACTTGTTAGATCATCTTCATCCTCAGGGTCCGACCATTCCAGTTCATCATTCATGTTCTGATCTTCAACTGCTACATCCATGTCTCTTTTAATTGGAATAGATCCCTTACCATGTTCTTTTTGAACTGAATCCATCTTTGATTTTGCTTCTGAATCTTCACAAATGCAAGCAGCTGGATTTTCATGAAAACCTCCCCTGCCTGGCCTCACCTCCTTAGGCTCTCCCATAAAACCCCTCTGAAACATACGAACACTTGAGGCAAATTCTTCCCAGGTCATATTATCCCGGCTTAGAAACAGCTTGTACAATTTTTTAGCATTCGGACGAATTGTAGGTTTGTGCCCAAAATATCTCCTGCAGCCCACAGCAATGAATTCATTAGTAAGTCAGTGGTAATTACTATAACTCCTACTAAGGattaaagaaaattggaaagagatgaagatataccttcGTCCTGCTAGAATTTTTGCCATGTTCCCATTGTTATTTGTGACAAATACATCACTTTCATCACACACCATAAAATCCAGTGCAGCCATTcgagaagaaaatgaagaaaaaggtcCCAATTCGTCCGGGCTTGCTAGGGTATCTTTTGAGTAGAAGTTGGGGAAAAGGGCCTTTAAGGGGCCCAATGTGGCTTCTCCACCGTACACTTCTCCAGATGCCACATAAATATGGGTCTCTCTGTCGTACCCGAGTGCTCTTAGCAGAAGGCCAACTTCTTCAGGAGTAAGGGGGCATCTCCCTTGCCTTCTCTCCCTATCTGGGTTATGATTCTGCAAATCAACAAtaaatcttgaatttcttcatattttactGTTAAACAAAGACTGGACATAGAAAGGGTTTTATTCGGATGCCTATGCACAGGAAACTTAGAAGCTCATAACGTGTTGTCACAATTCAATATGCCTATGCCTGATGGAACTAAACAAAGATTAGGGTATGAACATCTCTACTACATCACTAGTTGCAAATGACGCACATCACCCcatattttttcccaaaatgAACATCTTAAGAACAGTATATTTCAGAGAAGTTAAACCACACACCACTAACAGCAACCCACAAACCAACCTACTAACGAAACTAAGTGAGAAGCAGTCATCCTGAAAATGAATCATGCAATTTTCAACTGTGTTTGTGTCGTTATTACATCATTATGAAGATGCAGAAATATTCTGCTTCTAAAAAGTAGCATGTGAAGCATTACATGTAAAGTTTTCCACCTCCGCCGTATCTTAGCCAATTCCCTCCTCTCTTTGTCACCTCCACCATAATAACATCCAGAGAATGCAAGCATATCAGGTTCAAACCTGTGACAATAAAcacaaacacaagaaaaataatcctTAATCTTGATTTTAGTAGATGCGTCCAATGGCAAGTTGAAGCAAGAGGGAAATTTAAAAGGCTAAAAACTTCATGattcaaaatcacaaaaaaaaaacacaatgaACACAAACGTCGACAGCAAAAACCACAAAGATTACAAATGAAGAAGCCAAAGCCTCAATGAATAAAACTCATCTAAGACTGCAAAAGTATTAAAACCAAAACATTAAGAATAAAGCAGCAAGGGCACAAGATTTATTCACAGAAATACCCAAATGAAACCAACTCAGTTCTAGGCACTCATACTCTATCTGGATCATGAAAGATGAAAGAGAAGTGAGGTAATAAACTTGAAATCAGATATTTATGGAAGCAAACATATGCACCTTAGGTGAAGGGCAATGTAATGCTTGCTCCTCGCCCTCATTCTCCGTACCAATTTCGCACCCATTTCAAGAATGGGCTGAGTGAACTTCAGAGCGTGATAATTAACTCTACACCTAAGCTTTTGCAGATCCGTGCCCAACTTATTTGAAAGTCTGTAATCGAATTTGGTCAACTGAACAGCCTGTGACACAAATGGGCTCCATTTGTTATTGGCTTGGAACATGGCAAAATAAAGCAGATTTCATATTTGTAGCTGTGAATTTTTAACATATCCTTGTACGACAAGTGCAACTAGTCCAAGTAAAAGAAGAACGTGACATAATAGAAGGACaggtatttatttatgaatccATTAAAGTCTTTTGGGccaaaatttacaacaaaacAATGCACTGATGAGTTCCAAAACGATGCACCCAAGTATCAGCACCATAGTGCCAAAGGATGAACTAGGTACTTGGGGCCCCAACATTAAAAGCTAAGCTCTGAATACACAAGGAAACATGGGCCCTGATGCTGACACGTTACTTTAAGAACTTCAGCATAGTCAGTCTCTGAAATGCACCTAGAGTTTAGAATTCTCTTGCTAGCAGGAAGTAACATGCTATGGCATGTCAGTATTGTACACAAGGATTAACTGAAAATATAATGAAGAGTTGACACCTTCTAATGCCATAAAATGAGACACATCTCATTACTGGAATCCATAATATCATTATCTTCTTGTTCTAACATGCGGCATAGATGTAAAACATTAAACTGAGAAATAATGAATACAAGACTATTGCAAGTTAAAACAAATTCACTGTGTCAATTCATCCAGAAACTCACCTATGGTATCTCCATCTATTCAAAGAAGTATATAAGGAAAAAGATATTACTAAGGAACCTCCAACAGACTTACATGCTTCTTTCCGAGTACAGGTACTAAACGATTAATATAACATTGCTCATTGCATTTTCTTGGAACGCGCATTGTATATGGATTCCATATCTGCCCTCGTCTTCGTGGGAGctcttttatgatttttacaTCTTTTTCCAGATATGATATAAACCAATCAACATCGAAGATCTCTGAAAAGTTGCTGCTCAAGAGAGTAATATTGAGTGTCAAGAAAGAAGCACAGTAAGAACTTTGTTAAAATGCATCAAGATTTTACCTAGCATCCTTCCAGAAAGACTTCTGGTCCAATTTTGGGACAACAAGGGTGGCATTCAAAATGCGAGCAGCAACAACAGCGTCAGTTATCTGCACAGGCAAGTAATGATAACCAATTTCAGTACAATAGTATTGAGCTCCAGACTGGACCTAATTTAAACCCAAACATCATTGtatgcatttttctttcacaaaAGGAAAGAtaagtgaaaagaaaataccaaaaaacaTTAAACATTTTCAAagatataactaaaaattgtatatagtCATTCCTACCCCCAGGCATTAGCGAATACGAGGTCAGAGTATGAAGGAGACTAATCTTATTGTCGCCTATCCGTCATTTCAAACTTAATCCTTTTAACAAGTTTTGCACAAATATTTctgtgaaataaattttaagtccCACAGTCACATTACGCATCcaaagattattaaaaaattatcattcttAGTTCCACGCTTCCACTTGAATACCATATTCTTAAGAACTGCCTTTGAGTAAACACTACGATAACAAAAGAtacaaagataataaaatgttCACTTGAGTAGGTTAATACATAATCGCCGTGaataaatgggaaaaaatgcaaattaagaGAATCAATACCCCAGTTCTTTGCTGGTTTAAACCTCCACTGGTTGCAATCGCCAAATAACGGTTTGGTTGTGTAATAGCAGCAGCTTCTGTTATTGAAAGCAGTATATAAAAGGCGTCAGGCATAAAGCACACTCAAAGGAATCtcaaaaattagaaacaaacatcacaatagtaaataaattcaacagAATAGCATCAACACGAAACCAAAGCACATATTTACCAGTAAGGTGTAACATCAAAAGCTGAAAACAAGTTTACATACTTGCAAATTTAATGCTGGCATTGCTGCATCCATAGTAAAATCCTGCATTCTTCGTACTCCAAAGATCACGTAGATGCACGCCTCCACTGTTCTAGATCTCATCACAGAATAAACATCACATTTAGCACAAATCTcggatccaatcaattaatattcCCATACACAACATATCAAACAAACACATAGCAACAGAAAAACCTAACCAGAACACGAAGCTTCGGCGCCGCTTTATCTTCACCAACGTCACTACTTATCTACAACAACAAAATAGCAGCAACACCGATTCAACAACACTTCACCAAATCAATAAGCACAACAATCTCCAGACGGCGAAATGacgaaccaaaaaaaaaacaacaaaaacaaactaaaACTACCCTGGGGCGGTGGATGTGATCATTGTCGACAGGCGACGGTGCAAGGAAAGAGAGgaaaacaaagagaagaaGGATGGCGGCTGAAACAACGGAGATAGCCGGTATAAGCCGGAGCGGGTAGTGGTGGCGCCGCCGCAGCAAGGCCATTGAGAAATGACGGCGGACAGCCAAGGgaatatttgatgaatttcaaTGAAAGAGGGCAAACTGGCAGTAAAATTGTGGGGAAATGGAGGGAACAATCATTTTCTAAGTCCTAGTTGGGAACTCCGGGGAGCAAATTTTGGCGTTTTACATTTGGACCATTTTGCAATAACGACAAGGATGCTGATACTAATCAATTCAACCCAAGATGTGGGTCAGAAAATAGCAGCAGCTCAAAAAAATTGGGGAAAAACttttaattgtgattttttaCTGCAACGAAGACAATGATTTTCATGGgtataaaagtagaaattacatatactAATTGTGATTGAATTGGAGGCTTTTAGGGGCGGTGAGTAGTGGGAAATAGGGGTTGTGGGAAGAAGATTCTTTGCTTTCTGGGGCAGGCTGGATTAGGTTGGGGACGAagataattaatcaaaattaattatttactgaTGTTCAGATTTAATGGGAGGAGAAAACAGGAACAGGGGTACAAAGAATCtttcaacttttaaattattagttgTTTTGGTTTGGGTTAACTGAGATCTCAGAGTTttgaatatatcaattttataatacttCAATTCAGGAATAAATTTACTTGTATTTGCATCTACCTCctcatattttacttttttatatctaacttaaattcaattttttaatctttaaaatCTCTTGCactgtataaataattaatttaattttcatataaaaaattatttaatttcaatgtcaaaattgatataaattttaaaatttgaagaggAAAATGCCAAATATCTATTCTTTGTGGGTGAATTTGGTTAAGAAATGacttttttgatatatatatattggctAAATAGCAATTCACCCCCcatgttatattaaaaatgagcacatcaTTCTcctgtgaaaaaaatataacaatttatcccctgtaccttttaaaatcaagcaatttaccttcttattttaaaaataataggggggtaaattgttatactttaaaaaatacaaagaggtaaatcactatttatttttttataatgggataatttgctcatttataatattacaaggAATTTGCTTGCATTGATACCACGTATTTgtagattttttaattgctttaTAGCAGAACTACAACATTGTGTATTTACTTTGATatgttgtataattattttgaaggtcgatttgtttgtttcttatATTCTCAATAAcctaaataattgatttgctTTTCCCTCACttattcttgttctttcttttttagtttgatCTTGGAGAtctccccccctcccccctctctttcttgtgtttttaCTTTGTATCGTAATTTTTTGTGCTTGAGGTTTATAAGGCTGTTGCAATGAGTATTCCTAGCTTGATCCAGGAATGTTGCTTcagaatttgagaaaaaagaaacaaagaaaagaaagttttGTCAATATTTGATATCCCCTTCTCATTTCCAGGGGCAAGTGCTTAATACAAAGCTAGTATTACAAATTTTGCTGACAAGTGTTCGAATATATCTTTAGCCCTAATAGAATTTGTCGCTCGCTTGTTTTGAAAGATAGAAGTCCTTAGAGTCTGACTGGACTAACGATAGATTGGGCCTAGTGGCTTGTATGAATGAATTGTTTCATTGAGTTTAATTGAACTAGGTGGGGACCCAATAGGTGTATTTTCCTCATCAACGGCCATAAAAAAAGACCTTGCCCTAAGTTAGGATACGCGGCCTAAAAGTCTTGGATCCAGATCCAGGAGACCTTGGACTTTCTTGACCTATTTATTGGATGAGGGCTTGGGGTTGGGGGCCCACGAAGTAGGAAATAGAGCATTGGCCCAAGATGCAAAGGGGTTGGGCAAGCGGGGCTGGGTTAGGTCTTCAAAGGGCATATTCATTGGCAGAAGCAAGAGGTTCGCTATAATAAGGTTTCGACAGCGGGTGTGAAAGACAGGGTGATTGCAAGATCCTTTAGGCAGATCGAGTTCCTaagcaacaaaattaattgtgaaaatttttgaaatggcCCAACATATCGTTTGGCGAGTTTTTGAGATGGCCGACGCCAACTAGATAACTGGTAGTATGATTGCAATCAAAAGAGTACTCAGTTGTCGGTGGCAGATGAACAGTCCTAGAGATGAAGGTTTGCATGTTGTTTCCTGCGATAACAAGCGCATTTGAGATGGTATATTTCCATCGCGAGAATGTTCTGGCAAAGTTGCTAGGAGTCATCGAGGGCGCCAATGTGGGTTGAACTAAAGACATAGGATGCGATCGCGGGCGAACGATCATCTAGTACCTGAAAAGACGTCATGCTAATAGATCAATACTCTGCCAAATAGAGGTTCTAAGGTCTAGAGTTTGAACATGTTTGCCAAACCAACATATTTACCAAATGAATGTCAATAATCTCATGGATTCCAGTCTAAAAGCCAATAGGAATCCCTCGTGAAAGCATTCAAaggcaattaaattatattgtaagATGGGAAAACGCCACCTAATcaaacccaaaaagaaaataaaaaaatcaaataagtttATCGCTAAAAAGCAAAATGATAAAAGAATAACTAGAAATACACAACGAATTTGAAAAACACGAGAGATGCAAGTGGGATGAGAAAAGCTAAGTCTGTCTTAAGAAAGAAACCTTGAAAGATGAGAACGCCCATAACAGATAAAAATGACCGATTTGTGAGtgcaacaaaatataataatattcgtTAATTAAGAAGAAGCGCAAAAGAATCATGGAAGGGAGAGCAAAAACGACGAGTGTGAGTTTTTCCCTCCTTTTTCCTGTTCATGCCAAAACTAATAATAGGTAACAAAGCAAAGCCAATACCAAGTAGTTTATCCAGTGTAGCAatcaaaatcataacaaaatcaatagagcaatcaaatgaaaaaacaagCATACCTAAAGGGAGGAGCCCTCAATAACCTCCAATAATGGGAGCCGTCTTGGTCATTCTCCTCACGAGTTCTGATCCCATAAATGTCTCCATTAGCATCCTTATATTTAAGTCCCAGACCCTTGTCCTTCGCAGTAGTAATTCATGGCATACAAGAAAACTTATGTCCtagttgaatttgaaaaatcttgaaataattaatcGAGACCTTCAAAAAGTATAAGGTAAAAAACAGAATAAGACCGTGTGATCAAAAATTCTGTGATCTTTAAGAAGTACTCATATCAAGTCTTCTGTTTGGAATACAAATTCCTTTAACtaagatatatttaatttcacaatGCAAGAAccctaaatcaagaaatttaaaaataaatcacttGTTTTAAATTGATGACTTTCAAGAAGTACCTACTTAAAGAAAGAAGACACCAAGgctggaggaggaggaaggcGACCGCCTAAGATGATAAGAATTGATATTGGGGCTTAATGACTAAAATGAGTTTGCCATAACTTCGGCTTCGATTAAAATTTggcatttgaaaaattacacttacactctTTTaggttataattgtaattataagtacactctttatgaaaatttacacaaattcctctaaagtataataatacttttttagaaggacgtatttataattttataaataacaaaaggTACTAACATATTTGAACTTAATTTCGAtggatattaatataatttacccatatatatatataaagagttattttggtaattgaccagaaaaaaattcttcatatatagaattgataattatgttattCTCCACTATTTTGaacttatgaaatattattatcactaACATTATTGGTTGACTTTATACTTATCATATCACGTTTTTTAGTGTcatctattattataattattattaaattaaattataacggacccacattaaattttttataactacaaatatctcttattatttaaaaaattataaatatatctaaaattaatagacgtctaacatatatattcatgatagtctattataaaaagtatttgttagataataattttaaaaaatattcataattttttaaattaataaatatttataattatgacaaaggTAAGAAAAATACTTTGTAATTTGGCCTTAttgttaaaagaatattaaacaGCGACTTATGTTGGAAAAACTCTGTTTGTGATGCGATTATATGAGAGCGCGAGGGAGCAGAAGTAAGAATCGCATCTTTTATCGGTTATGGAAGTATTTCCTtagaaacaagaaacaagGAAAAGAGTGTGGGAGTGGAGTGGAAGGAGcttcaaatatttctcaaCGAATTTTCTTTACTTTGAAATGTCGTCTTTAACTTTTAAGCTTTCTTCGTTTCTCTTATCTTCATCACCGCAATCCCCTTCTTCTCcactctcttcttcttcttcttcttcttcttctctgaCGTCCTATGTTCCGCCGCTTCCTTCTCTCCGATTTCCGAGGAAATCATCGAATTACAGAGGACGATTAACGCTCATCAGAGCCGGTGAAAATGACAATAAAAGTACGCCAAATGCTGGCGATTCGAAAACCCCAAACGGCACTCTGGTActgtatatttatttctttgggAAGTTAGTCAAATATTGTTTATGGTTTAATGCTAATTGTTTACTGTTTTCCATATTAATGAGCAGCCCAAGAGCAGGAGGGAGATTCTATTAGAGTATGTGCAGAATGTGCAGCCTGAATTCATGGAGTTGTTCGTCAAAAGAGCACCTCAGCAGGTATTTAAGCGCAAGTACTtcattcttcaatttttctgttaGTGTTTGTGAAAATGCCTCAGAGAGTTTTGGCCTTATATGCAAAGTGTAGAATTGTAGGTGAAAATTTATCAGCCTATATTTTGAGTTCAAAGATGTTGTACTGATTTTTCTGCTGCAATGATACTGCTATAGGTAGTTGATGCAATGCGGCAAACAGTGACAAATATGATTGGAACTCTGCCTCCACAGTTTTTTGCGGTGACAGTTACCACTGTAAGTGTGTGTTTTCCGATTTTTAAGTTGCATAGTAGCCATGTTTGTTCGGTATAGAAATAAATGAGCTAGAAGTAGATCTTTGGAGTTGTTTATGATGTTGGCATTATTTGCTCTTTTTCAGGTTGCTGAAAATTTGGCGCAGCTAATGTATAGTGTCTTGATGACTGGGTATATGTTTAGGAATGCTCAATACCGGTTGGAATTGCAACAGAGTTTGGAACAAGTTGCTCTGCCTGAACCACAAGAGCAAAAGGTTAGTTCTTTCTGCTTGCTCTTTCCACAATCAGCTCTTTCTTTGTGTTCTCTTGGAATACTGCTAGGAAAGAGGAATAGATGATGAAATTGTGGAGAAATGGTTTGTAAGACAATTTCTTATCTACCAAGATAGAGCATTACCCTGAAGATGTGCCCTTGCCATTTAGATATTGAAAAGGATAAGAAAACCCTGACTCCTAATGGGCACCGGCAAATTGTGTACATAGCTGTTAAGGTCTAACAAAATTCCATTGTTCTCCTGCGATGCTGATGGATCTTCATTACGGACATTGAACTATAACGGACGAGGCTTGAAATTGTTTGGTAACTTTACTGTCTGCTTGATGGTTATTGTATTTATccgaaaaactaaaaagaaatgTTACTGCTTTCTGAATTGGTTCACAGTTCACACCCCTTAATAAGCCCTTGCCATTTGCTGATTGCCAAATGTGTCTGAAATTTTGATCAACGAAAAAGTTGCTGGTAGAGATATTAATGTCACTCTTATGCGCCAGCTTTTATCAGAAAACCACTTGTACTACCCAAAACCAGGAGTTATGTGGGGACCTTATAGTCGTGTTGCTAGATATTCTTGCATGATAAAAGGCAGAGCCAATATTTAGCTTACATTCAGTAGatgatgatattattatttcttctctttgaATAATATGTGCATGCCTGGACCATTTGTTTTTCCTACTATAACATTCTGTTTGctaattattatctaaaagaacACATCTCTAATGGGGTGCTTAAACTTTCCCTGTGATGTTGTAGGATGTGCCAGACTATGCTCCAGGTACACAGAAAAAGGTGACAGGTGAGGTCATAAGGTGGAACAATATCTCAGGTCCAGAAAAGATTGATGCAGTGAAATACATTGAGCTGCTTGAGGCAGAAATTGAGGAACTTAACCGTCAAGTAGCAAGAAAATCTGCAAATGGACAGAATGAACTGTTGGAGTATCTGAAAACTCTGGAGCCTCAAAATCTCAAGGTAAGAGATCTGTCTGAACTATTATTTGTGGCAACTAAAACATTTTTctgctcattacatttataagACCATAATGGAGGTGAATAAGTTATTGGTAATACCATGTTGTTAGTTCATGAGTGCTGGAAGTGGTTAtggt
The window above is part of the Sesamum indicum cultivar Zhongzhi No. 13 linkage group LG2, S_indicum_v1.0, whole genome shotgun sequence genome. Proteins encoded here:
- the LOC105179189 gene encoding uncharacterized protein At1g04910, whose translation is MALLRRRHHYPLRLIPAISVVSAAILLLFVFLSFLAPSPVDNDHIHRPRISSDVGEDKAAPKLRVLNSGGVHLRDLWSTKNAGFYYGCSNASIKFAKAAAITQPNRYLAIATSGGLNQQRTGITDAVVAARILNATLVVPKLDQKSFWKDASNFSEIFDVDWFISYLEKDVKIIKELPRRRGQIWNPYTMRVPRKCNEQCYINRLVPVLGKKHAVQLTKFDYRLSNKLGTDLQKLRCRVNYHALKFTQPILEMGAKLVRRMRARSKHYIALHLRFEPDMLAFSGCYYGGGDKERRELAKIRRRWKTLHNHNPDRERRQGRCPLTPEEVGLLLRALGYDRETHIYVASGEVYGGEATLGPLKALFPNFYSKDTLASPDELGPFSSFSSRMAALDFMVCDESDVFVTNNNGNMAKILAGRRRYFGHKPTIRPNAKKLYKLFLSRDNMTWEEFASSVRMFQRGFMGEPKEVRPGRGGFHENPAACICEDSEAKSKMDSVQKEHGKGSIPIKRDMDVAVEDQNMNDELEWSDPEDEDDLTSQRGSNLHNETSLEYDPFSSEEPELDELLSD
- the LOC105179193 gene encoding uncharacterized protein LOC105179193, translating into MSSLTFKLSSFLLSSSPQSPSSPLSSSSSSSSSLTSYVPPLPSLRFPRKSSNYRGRLTLIRAGENDNKSTPNAGDSKTPNGTLPKSRREILLEYVQNVQPEFMELFVKRAPQQVVDAMRQTVTNMIGTLPPQFFAVTVTTVAENLAQLMYSVLMTGYMFRNAQYRLELQQSLEQVALPEPQEQKDVPDYAPGTQKKVTGEVIRWNNISGPEKIDAVKYIELLEAEIEELNRQVARKSANGQNELLEYLKTLEPQNLKELTSTAGEDVVLAMNTFIKRLLAVSDPSQMKTSVTETSAPELAKLLYWLMVVGYSIRNIEVRFDMERVLGAPPKPAELPPGENI